The following is a genomic window from Prunus persica cultivar Lovell chromosome G7, Prunus_persica_NCBIv2, whole genome shotgun sequence.
TCGAAAATTAATCCAAACCTTTTTCACATTATGGAGAAGCAGCTGCTCAAAGATTCATAAAAGCCATAGCTATGTCATACCTCGAAGATCAAGTTCGACGACAAAAGGTTGCTCATGCAATTCACTGAATATGCGCTTGGCACGCAAGCAATACCTAGCAGCAAAACAGCACAGCACACAATCCCTCATTCCAACATCACTTATATTCACACACAAGGGCATGCACAGAGTTCTTTTTCTAAACATTTGTACTCAACTTACGAACTATTTCAATAACAGAAAACTGAAGATTTAGCAGATGAAACGCACCAATTCACTTCCCAGAATTAGACAACAATGCAACAATACCATGACAATGAAAAATTTCTTATTGATAATCAAGATGACGGTATCATCTTTCCTCGACATTAACACTCTCTCATAATTATCAAATTGACCTACTCGTAACTCTCAAATTCCAATTTGATCGCCTTCAGAAATCCCAATTAAGACCCCAACCCCAAGACCTCaaatttatcacaaaaactaAAACGAACAAGCAACAGAGATAGAACGTAACGTACGGGCAATAGGATTTGGAGAAGATGGCAATCTTGTTGGAGTAGATGACATTTTGTACGAACGCCGAAGGCGAAGTCGAAGCTTCCGCGACGACGACGTTTCCCAACAATACCAGAGCCGCCGCCACCGCCGCGATCGCAGCACAGCCCAACAACTCAAACCTACGCATCTTCCCACGACGACACGACGATCGCTCTGTTATGACATTCCCACCATTCTATTATTCTCCCATTATATCAAGATTCAGAATTGCATAAAGAAACCCGTGGGCCTGGCCCATTAATTAGCAGCCCCAATAATAACATTCccccaattttcaaaattttcatttttaagttttcaagCATCACAGATTCacagcagattatacaaaggaTTTCATTTTGGGTGATTATGAATTTCATTAAACAAATCTATAATCAAATCCAGAATACAAATATCTTCAAATCTACAACATCATCAATCAAATTGAAGCCAATCGAACGAAGCAAAAATCAAGAATTGGAGTTTTCATCACTTTTGTAGAGCTTGTTGTATTCGTCGAGCTCGTCGTAATACACATCCCAGACGCACCGGACGCATCCGCTTCCGCAGCAATCGCCGGGCTCCGGCTTCTCGGGGGGCGGCGGCGGAGGAACCGCTTCCTTGACGGGTTTCAATTCTTCTTCCTTCGACTTCGCTGCTTCGATTGGTTGAGTGGCTTGGGTCTTTTTAGCTGCATCGCCTTCGCGGTCGTCCATGGAGTTCTgggcggtggtggtggcgcGAACGCAGAAGGGTCGTCGTGGTCGCGCTGGGTTGAGTCTGGAGATTCTGATGCTTATAGCTCCTCCTCTCATGGCCAGGCACGTGTGGGTTCGGGCATTCTCTATTTCTGGCGGTTTGTGATTGGCTGGCGCTGGGGTGTACGGTATGAGCGCGCGCAGACAACGACGATGCGCGGCCGTGTCCATACACGGCTGCTTAGGATTCAATGTACTCGTAATGGAATGGTGGTGGTCAAAGTCTTCACGAGGTGGGTATACTGAGATTCTCCACGTGAGCTTATTTAATTGGTTTTAAGTTGCATTATAATTCGATAGATGGGCCGGAGCCCAAGTACAGGTGTGTTGGGCTCAGATGGGGACCTAGCCCAGTTTTTACCAGGgctattttagtctttttatCCTCCTCCGGGACACGTGGTGGCTATTGAATTTGTTTGGTCTCCTCCAGGAGATTTTTATAACAAGGCTTAATATTACAAAACGTCCCTAAGGTTTACGAACTATCAAattgcatccttaatgtttttttgtgtcatttgtggtcctcaaggttagtataTGCGATCATAAATAGTCTCTGCTATTAGGTTCCGTCAAAAACTTcgttagtttgctgacgtggcatatatatatcacaaaacatccctgaGGTTCACacacctatcacaaatggtccttacaaattttttttcattttttcatttaaattaataaaattttggttttcttttttaaattatttataaataaaaaaaaatcatttatagaaggattttaatcttgaggaccatttatgaaccctaaatctttagtttttttcatttttaaattttataaattttaaattatttttaaaaaactccattagtttgttgatgtggcatacATATAGAGCCCACAtctacaataatatagtgtcacatgtatttaaaatataatatatatatatttaaaaatcataaaaatttatataaaaaaaaccaaaatttaatgaattttaaattaaaaaatttaaaaaaatttgcaggGGCCATTTGTAATAGGTGCGTGCGTGAACCTAAGGGATATTTTgtgatatacatatatgccACGTCAGCAAATTAACGGAGTTTTTTATGGAACCTAACGGTAGGGATCATTTATGATCACACATACTAATCTTGAGGACCACAAatgacataaaaaaaattgtaaggaTGCAATTTGATAATTTCGTAAACTTTatggacgttttgtgataataagcctaaATAATAAAGAAGGTAAGAttttcatcaacaaaaaaacaagtgtaAGAAAAAAGTACATACAATaaagctttttttattttgtttttggtttcccTATGTTTTGCTTGGGGAGCAAGTAGGAATCAATTACTAACGGAAAGGGACAACTGCAGGATTTGATTTTGGCTTGGGGAGCAAGCAAAGCGAGTAAATGGGGggttcagaccaaaaaaaaaaaaaagcgagTAAATGGGGGGCAGAGCAAGGATTGAgtctctataaatagagccaAGATGAGAGACCTTTCCTTGTAATTTCTAAGGGTCTCTCTTTGATATAAGAAACCCTAGCAAAGCCCTCACTATTTGCTTAGGCAAAACCTGCTTTTGATTCCATCATGGCGACATTCACTAACTCTTTCAACCTCTTGGATGAGAATGAGCTGATCGGCATTGTGGATGCGAAGGCGGAGGATGCATTTATGGCAGTAGTGAAGAAGTACAAGGaagaggagaaaaagaagaaggggaaggaggagaaaaaactgaagaagCCACAAGGGCAGCGGAAGACAGAGTTTTGGTACTCTAATCCCCGGCCAATTCGAGCAAAGCGTCTTGTGCTTCCCCGCAGTTTTCTCAAAAGCCAGATTGTTCTTTGCAAAAACAAAGATCAAgatcaaggccaaggcaacgGAGTGCAGGTTAAGGATTCAGCAGAGTCTGGTCCAATTACTGGCCAGTCCCAGAATGGTGCTGATCCTGATCCTAAAGCTGTAAGACCTGTGTCCAGTACTGCTAGTACTGGCTCTGAGAGGTCCAATAATTACAGTGGCCCTCCTCAGAGGGCTAATGGAGGCCAATATTATGGAAGGGCTAATCACGGTTATAATTATTCGAGGCGATATTACCAAGAGGGTAGTGGTGGTTATGAAGGGAGGGGTCAGAGCCATGTAGAAGGAGGAAAGATTAATAATGGAGGCCAAAATTATGGAAGGGCTAATCACGGTTATAATTATCCGAGGCGACATTACCAAGAGGGTAATGGTGGTTATGAAGGGAGGGTTCAGAGCCACGTAGAAGATGGAGGCCAAAATTATGGAAGGGTTAATGGGGGTTATAATGGCAATTATGATCACCAGAGGGCTCAATGCGGTTTTCGGGATGAGAGGGGTAGGCGGTGGAGAGGTAATGGTTAccaaggaagaggaagatacTTTGAAGCTGAAAATAACCATGGTAACAATAATGGGTTGGTGTTGGAGAAGGAGGAAGGGGCTCAAGTTGTTGTGGAGAAGGAGCAACAAGAACAGGGTGGTGTGGAAGAGGGGAATACGCAGCAACAGGTACAGAGTAATGGCGTCAATGTAAGCAGCAACAAGAGTTCTtctgaaggaaagaaaaagccGAACATTAATGGAAGTCTACGGAGAAAGCTGAAGAGGCAAAAAAAGGAAGCAGAGGCTATCAAAAACCAAGGTGACAAcaatgcagcagcagcagctccTGAAGGTACCGGTGCTGCTGTAAGTTCTTTTTCTGTTCAGAAAAAGTTTACTGATACATTCACTTTGAAAGAATATGAGAAGGAGGTTGCCAAGAAAAAGGATGTggaagttgtgaaaaaaagcTCTGATGGCGATTGTGATAGGACTGAGACTCTTGTTAAGGAATTTGAGTTGATGCGAGTTAttgggaagaagaaattggaggAGAAGAAGGTCTCTGTCCCCAAGCCCCAAGATAAGTCTGCAGAGGTGAACAGGAAGAAAGATGGTGCTAACGTGAAGAATAAGACACAGACTATTAACATCAATGAATTCCACCGACCACAAAACAAGAAGGATGGTGCTACTGAAGGACATGATTCACAGAAGGATGGTAGAATTGAGACACATCATCATTCAAAGAGGGATGGTAGAATTGAAGCACATCATCATTCACAGAGGGATGGTAGATTTGAAAGAAATCATCATTCACAAAGGGATGGTAGATTTGAAGGACATCATCATTCACAAAGGAATGGTATATTTGAAGGACATCATTCACAGGGAGACAGCAGATTTAAAGGACATCATTCACAGACGGATGGTAGATTTGAAGGGCATCGTTCAAGGCAACAACCTGTGAAAAAGCCTGCTTCATTCGAAATAGATGAAGGCCAATTTCCAGACTTGGGAAAATCTAGAAtattaactataaaaaaattgaaatagaaGAAATGGCCATAGAGGTCAGAGGCACTTTTCGGATTGTGACGAAACCCAGTTCACTTTTATGAAATTTGGAATAATATTGCTTTATCAATTTCCTTGGTACATATTGTGTTTGCTCATGTCTTAATTTTCTTCCTGTGCTCCGAGATGCTTTTGGTTTCCATGATGGTGTAGTAGGAGAAAGTTCCTTGCATACTTTCAGGTATTGCATTGCTTTTGTGAGACTCCAGTTAACCTATTACTTCTTAACAAATGGTAAAGAGTATCAAACTACATATTTCAGAAAACATACAGCACAAATTTACAAGCACTCAATAAGTAAAACAGGCAAGTTTGTTCCAAATCGACGTGACGAAATAAAGATATAGGAATAGGACTATAACTATAGTTTGTAGATCACTTGTATGACCCAATGAAAATTCTACCTTTTAAGTCCCAGGAAGAGCAAAAGTAGACCCAAGTAATCCAAATTGTAGGCCAAtctgaaaaaattcattttaaagtCATTCCATGGAGGATATCTAGGCTCAAGTTCAACGATGAAGTTTCCTCGCATGACTACTTTCTCATGGCTGAAAGTATCGAAAGAATACTTCCCATGGTACCTGCCAAAGCCACTCTGACCAACACCACCAAAGGGTAGAGCATCACAGATAAACTGTACATAGAAAG
Proteins encoded in this region:
- the LOC18770257 gene encoding uncharacterized protein LOC18770257 — protein: MDTAAHRRCLRALIPYTPAPANHKPPEIENARTHTCLAMRGGAISIRISRLNPARPRRPFCVRATTTAQNSMDDREGDAAKKTQATQPIEAAKSKEEELKPVKEAVPPPPPPEKPEPGDCCGSGCVRCVWDVYYDELDEYNKLYKKRSSCRRGKMRRFELLGCAAIAAVAAALVLLGNVVVAEASTSPSAFVQNVIYSNKIAIFSKSYCPYCLRAKRIFSELHEQPFVVELDLRDDGAQIQSVLLDIVGRTTVPQIFVNGKHIGGSDDLKAAVLSGQLQKLLSIS
- the LOC109950182 gene encoding uncharacterized protein LOC109950182 gives rise to the protein MATFTNSFNLLDENELIGIVDAKAEDAFMAVVKKYKEEEKKKKGKEEKKLKKPQGQRKTEFWYSNPRPIRAKRLVLPRSFLKSQIVLCKNKDQDQGQGNGVQVKDSAESGPITGQSQNGADPDPKAVRPVSSTASTGSERSNNYSGPPQRANGGQYYGRANHGYNYSRRYYQEGSGGYEGRGQSHVEGGKINNGGQNYGRANHGYNYPRRHYQEGNGGYEGRVQSHVEDGGQNYGRVNGGYNGNYDHQRAQCGFRDERGRRWRGNGYQGRGRYFEAENNHGNNNGLVLEKEEGAQVVVEKEQQEQGGVEEGNTQQQVQSNGVNVSSNKSSSEGKKKPNINGSLRRKLKRQKKEAEAIKNQGDNNAAAAAPEGTGAAVSSFSVQKKFTDTFTLKEYEKEVAKKKDVEVVKKSSDGDCDRTETLVKEFELMRVIGKKKLEEKKVSVPKPQDKSAEVNRKKDGANVKNKTQTININEFHRPQNKKDGATEGHDSQKDGRIETHHHSKRDGRIEAHHHSQRDGRFERNHHSQRDGRFEGHHHSQRNGIFEGHHSQGDSRFKGHHSQTDGRFEGHRSRQQPVKKPASFEIDEGQFPDLGKSRILTIKKLK